The DNA segment AATGCTTCTTCGTTAGTGTCGGGACTTGAGCCCGAGGCAGCCCATTTCCCTGCGTGGCTGTTAGCGCACAACCCGCGAATCTGCCCAATGGATGGCCGCTTCCCAGCAGACAAGGACTTCTCATGCCCCGCCAATCCGATCTTCGCTACAGCTTGCAAACCTTGGTCGGCGACGCCGCATTCGAGGTGGTCTCGTTCACCCTCGATGAAGCCCTGAGCACCCCGTTCAAGCTCAACCTGGAGCTGGTCAGCGCCGACGCCGACGTCGACTTTGCCCAGTTGCTCGACCAGCCTGTGCTGTTCACCATTTGGCACGGCCCACGCCCGGTGCGCTACGTGCACGGCCTGGTCAGCAGCTTCAGCCAGGGTGACAGCGGCTTCTCTCGCACCCGCTACCAGGCGCTGGTCGAACCGCAGCTGGCCCGCGCCAGCCTGCGCTCGAACTGGCGTATCTTCCAGCAAAAGACCGTGCCGCAAATCCTTGAACTGATGTTCCAGGCCCAGCGGCTGAGCAACGTCAGCCTGGTGGCCTGTTTCGACCATCAGGTTCGCGAATTCTGTGTCCAGGCCGGTGAAACCGACCTCGACTTCCTGTCCCGCCTGGCCGCCGAAGAAGGCTTTATCTACAGCTTCGAGCACAGCGCCACCGGCCATCAACTGATCATCACCGACCGCCTGCTGGAGATGGGCCTGATCAGCCGCAGCGTGATCAAGGCCGAAGACGACGATGAAGGCTTTGTCGATGACGTCGAAACGCCCGACGCCGACCCCATCGCCGTGCTCTACCAGCCCAACGGCGGCGGCGATCAGGCCAAACCCGCCCTGCACCGCTTTCGCTACAGCGAACAGGTGCGCAGCGCCCGCCAGGTGCAGCGCGACTACAGCTTCAAGCACCCCGCCTATCGCCAGGAGCATGCCGCCACTGCCAGCGACCTGCAGCACCAGTCCCCGGCCTACGAGCGCTTCGACTATCCCGGACGCTACAAGCGGGATGTGGTCGGCAAGCCGTTCACCCACAACCGCCTCACCGCCTTGCGCCACGATGCACGCATCGCCCAGGTCGAAGGCGACGATGTGCGCCTGCAACCGGGCTTGAGTTTCAACCTGATCGACCACCCGCGTGAAGACCTCAACGCCCACTGGCGGGTGATCGGCGTGCACCACGAGGGCTGCCAGTTCACCAGCCTGCAGCAAGAGGCGGTGGGCGCCGACCAGGGCACCCGCTACCTGCAACAGGCGACGCTGATTCCCGGGCGCATCGAGTGGAAACCCGCCCTGCTGCCCAAGCCGCATATCGACGGCCCGCACATGGCCACCGTGGTCGGCCCGGCCAACGAGCAGATCTATTGCGATGAATGGGGCCGGGTCAAGGTCAGCTTCCCCTGGGACCGCGACAGCCAGGAAAATGAGTTCAGCTCGTGCTGGGTGCGCGTCTCGCAAGGCTGGGCCGGCGGCAGCTGGGGCGCGATGGCCATCCCACGGATCGGCCAGGAAGTGATCATCCACTACGTCAATGCCGACCCCGACCAGCCGCTGATCACCGGCCGCACCTACTGCGCCAACCAGCTACCGCCGTACGAGCTGCCCAAGCACAAGACGCGCATGACCATCAAAAGCCAGACCCACAAGGGCCAAGGTTTCAATGAGCTGCGTTTCGAGGATGAGCTGGGGCATGAGGAGGTGTTCATTCATGCGCAGAGGGATCAGAACAACCACGTCAAGCACAACCAAACTACCTTCGTCGGCAACGACCGCAGCGAACGGGTCGAGCATGACGAAACGGTCTCGATTGGCAATGACCGCCGCGAAGACGTTGGCCGCGATGAGTCCGTCAGCATTGGCCAAAACCGCCTGCATGAAATCAGCAATGACGACAGCCTGACCATCGGCCGCACGCAGACCATTGTCACCGGCCAGGATCGGATCGAAACGGTCGGCAATCACCGCCAGGACAAAACCACCGCCAATCACTCGGTGGAAATTGGCGGCCATCTGCAGCAACAGGTGGCCGGCCATGTCGAGCTACGTGCAGGCCAAGCGATCAAGCAGCAGACCCAGGTGTTTGACATTGAAGTCGCCGACAGCCTGACCATCAAGAGCCCAGGCGGATTGCTTCGACTCGATGGCGCCGGCATTACCCTCGAGGGCGTGGCCATCACTATCAAAGGCCCGGTGGCGCAAAACGCTACCGGCAGCAGCAACGCGTTTGCCATCGACGGCGCGCCAGTGGTAGGCGAGCCGATATGCGTCAGTTGCCTGCTCAAAGCCATCCAAGAGGGCCGTAGCGTAGTGCGCATGGAAGGAGCCGGCCAATGAATGATGCTTTCAGAGACGCCCTGTTCACGCCTTTGCGCGAGTCTTCGCAGTATCGCCTGGCCGCGATCGTCGAGCTCGGTCGGCTCAGCGAACAAGGGCGAGAACGGCTCGCGAGCAAATGCCCAGGCAGGCTGTGGTCGCTTTTGCAGCAGAGCGATTTCAAAAACCTGCTATCGGTGTCCCCCTGCCTGTGTGTGCCGCGCGAGGGCGCCAGCCTGGAAGGCCAGTGGGACTTTTTCTGGATGCTCAATGAACTTGCCATGCAAGGCATCTGTGGCTGGATCGTCAGCAAACTGCCGGCCGCAGCGTTGCTTGAGCACCTCGGCCAAGCCAACATCGTGCGGGCTGCCGATGGCCATCGCTACCTGCTGCGCTATCACACCGAACACAGCCTGAAAGTGCTGCATGCACGCCGGGATCTGCCAGACATCGCGCACTGGCTGG comes from the Pseudomonas urmiensis genome and includes:
- a CDS encoding DUF4123 domain-containing protein; this encodes MNDAFRDALFTPLRESSQYRLAAIVELGRLSEQGRERLASKCPGRLWSLLQQSDFKNLLSVSPCLCVPREGASLEGQWDFFWMLNELAMQGICGWIVSKLPAAALLEHLGQANIVRAADGHRYLLRYHTEHSLKVLHARRDLPDIAHWLAPIHSWWVPYPDHQKQSWQCLSGGDLPAGKRLSGLALDQACWHALSGEPLSQRLAEQLKSTLAASGMPARCHGVRLGLAQHHLAQARAAGLTRQADLITYVNCMAIHESTLKTCAAWQHALDQALANTRLLADALAQADIQSLL
- a CDS encoding type VI secretion system Vgr family protein is translated as MPRQSDLRYSLQTLVGDAAFEVVSFTLDEALSTPFKLNLELVSADADVDFAQLLDQPVLFTIWHGPRPVRYVHGLVSSFSQGDSGFSRTRYQALVEPQLARASLRSNWRIFQQKTVPQILELMFQAQRLSNVSLVACFDHQVREFCVQAGETDLDFLSRLAAEEGFIYSFEHSATGHQLIITDRLLEMGLISRSVIKAEDDDEGFVDDVETPDADPIAVLYQPNGGGDQAKPALHRFRYSEQVRSARQVQRDYSFKHPAYRQEHAATASDLQHQSPAYERFDYPGRYKRDVVGKPFTHNRLTALRHDARIAQVEGDDVRLQPGLSFNLIDHPREDLNAHWRVIGVHHEGCQFTSLQQEAVGADQGTRYLQQATLIPGRIEWKPALLPKPHIDGPHMATVVGPANEQIYCDEWGRVKVSFPWDRDSQENEFSSCWVRVSQGWAGGSWGAMAIPRIGQEVIIHYVNADPDQPLITGRTYCANQLPPYELPKHKTRMTIKSQTHKGQGFNELRFEDELGHEEVFIHAQRDQNNHVKHNQTTFVGNDRSERVEHDETVSIGNDRREDVGRDESVSIGQNRLHEISNDDSLTIGRTQTIVTGQDRIETVGNHRQDKTTANHSVEIGGHLQQQVAGHVELRAGQAIKQQTQVFDIEVADSLTIKSPGGLLRLDGAGITLEGVAITIKGPVAQNATGSSNAFAIDGAPVVGEPICVSCLLKAIQEGRSVVRMEGAGQ